DNA from Denticeps clupeoides chromosome 7, fDenClu1.1, whole genome shotgun sequence:
TGCTAAAAGCAAACTGCCAGGCACTCTAAAACCCTTCCTTTTGTATTTCGCTTTCTTAAAATCTCATATTTAGTGCTTTAGAGCAAACATTTCATCTTTAGAAGACATTTATCATTCATGATTTCAGAAGACGAACACCTTCATAAAAGTTGCTCTCATCAGCCGTGCTATGCGGTAGTGAATTAGGTGAATCTGATATTTCACCACTTGTACATCGATCCTCCATCTCTTTTCCCCCCAGTGGCTCAGCACATACTGACCATGAAGCAGCACAAGGTCCCGCTGGATGGGAGCATCGCCCTCACGATGGAGGCGTCGCCCGTGTATATGCTGGTGCCCGACTTTGTGATGGTAACACAAtaggaaaataataataaaaaaaaaacttcatctATACACACATGTAAGATTCAAATAGACATTGAATCTGCATTGGCAGTTATCATTTAaatggccggttcgaatcccgatccccacacactgctccccaagggtgatggtcaaaagcagaggacacatttcattgtctcaCCATGTgccatgctgtgtatcacaatgataatcaatGATAATATCAAACCATTAAAATTAAGGGAATGTTTGAAGAGAATAAAGTTCAATAGAATAGGAAGGGACCTTCATTGCCTAGTTATAAAGGGTTGCCAAGTTTTGagagtaataataaataaagatatatatatatttttttggttttgtcacAGTGAAAGTGACACATCTTTTGTGTTCCCATGTTCCCTTACACACTTCCTGTGTCCTGTTGCCTCAGATGGACACTCAGGTGTGTCCCCGCCGCATCCTGGTCTCCAGCCTGCCCAAGAGGGAGGAGGAGCGCACCATGGACAAACTGCAGATCCACTTCTCCAGGAAGAAGAATGGAGGCGGCGAGGTGGAAGATATCGACATGCTGCACGACTCCGGCAACGTGGTCATCACTTTCGTCGAGAGCGACAGTGGGTACCACATCATGGTTTACCTCTCCGCTCGGGTTTTAGCTAGTGTTATGACAAAGCTTAGCAGAATGTGAAATGTCCACATTATGAACAGTTGCCAGAGGTCTGACGGACAAGCAGGACCATGACGTGGAGTTTGAGAAGGGCAAGAAGTGGAAGGTTAAGGTGACGCCTTTCCTGAACGGTGAAATCACCAGCCTCAGGGTAGGAGGACAACATCTGATATGTCTGCTTTGTGGTCAGGCATTCCAAGTAAACTATCTATCCAAAAATGTTGCCTGTCAATCTTTTGGCTGCTTCAGATGCGAAACTCAATGTGCCAAAACACGGTTCTCCTGACGGGCATCCCTCCAATCATGGAGCCCGACAAcctgcaggacctgctggagATCCACTTCCAGAAAACCAGCAGCGGTGGAGGAGAGGTGGACGCCATCCTCTACAACCCCATAGGACACAGGGCGCTGGCGGTCTTCGAGGACGCCTCCAAAGGGACCCAGAGCCAGTGAGATGTTCTTGGATGAGGAGTCCAGTTACCGTTTACTGGATGAAGTTGCCTTACGCAACCgctcttttaaaatgtaaatattcttcACCTCCTTTTTAATTATCTGAACTCATCATTAATCCATTAGCGGTCATGAACTGTAAAAGTGCTTCTATTAAATTTCTTTAAAGGTTTGCATGTCTGTATCTGGAAGTTTCTCAGGAGAAAACAATGGATTTATATGGCTATTGTGACATTTAATAActacatatattatatactgtTGCATGAGCTCCGGtcccatttttttattcatcatgtCGTTTTTACTAGCCGTTTGATCTTTTGTCATGGCTTTGTGACATATATTCAtgaaaaattaaacagaaatgaCAACTTGGTCAACAGAAACGTTGAGAACAAGACCATCCACTCTGACTCATTCTGGATTTATTGCAAAAATACACGTAAAGGACAGAATGATATCACCACCATACATTATACCGCCATACGACAGCTAGCTGAAGCCCCCAGTGGAGACAGAAACCTTCAGCAATCCCACGAGGCACTTGCagtgaagaacaaaaaaatgttttttactggAGGTAAATCAATAAATCGATAGGTTGAGATTACAGCTACACACAGAGAGACCTTAAACAGACCCTAAAAACAAtgataagattaaaaaaaacaaaaaactagaAGAATTCATGTCTGGGATGTAACACTTATTTGCTCCACCGAGCTGGTTCATTATTGTGCGTGCGAGTGTAACGCCACCTCTACGTTCTAAACACTTAAGAAGTGACCGCTTTTAATCCAGAGTAACGTGTGCATGCCGCACAGCGAGGCCCAGAGTCTGCTCTTTAATAAAGGAGTAGAATGACATCAGAACGACAGAATTCCTTTCATCCTGATGATCGGTGTGTTTTTGGTGCACAACATTCTAGCAACTTGCTGAGCACAGATCacgttttttccccttttcttttaCGTGCAAGAGGTGGATTTATTTGGAAAGATCTCTACAAAGATCTCCCGTTGGCTGGAGGACATCCGAGAAAAGGAAAAGCGCTCAGctttaaatgcacaaaatgtcaCACGATTGTGACGACATATCCATGCACGCTCCAAAAAGTGGACATGCAGTGCTACAAGTGATTGTcgtcatttgtttaattaaatatgaGCGATTTGGTGCTTCTATGTTGTGTTAGTCTACTGTCGTTGTGATCTCAGACTTCTGGAGCCCACCGCGCATGTTGCTCTACTGATGCGCGCGTCAGACGCCACCCAGTGGAAGACAAAGGAACTGAGACGCAATAATGGCTCAAGATTTATACAGACGGAACGCGAACGGCGTTAAAACGCGGCCTGATGGGTTGGTTAATTTTAACCCCATCAGGGCCTATAAATACCCTACTGTACACTTCAACACGAACTACGCGTCTACAGAACACGGAACAGCAACTTGTTCATTGTGCAATGGTTGTGcttcatggtgtgtgtgtgtgtgcaggggttAGGAAAGCTCTGACACTTGTGCTACAATGATTCATATTTACAGGGAACGGAGTTCTCTGTAGGGGGCGGAGCTACAGATACATTCTATAAAGACGCGCACatgttatatgtatattttttctggAGGATTGTTTGTGAATATATATCTTACTGTTTAAAAACAAactacac
Protein-coding regions in this window:
- the ifi35 gene encoding interferon-induced 35 kDa protein; the protein is MSSDEDFSLMDQDPHSELDRIRKEVDKLKAQHDRVIGEQRDLNAAQESLQHYTQEFNQRAAKIRASLQDEEKKRGEHLANEQGKVGALMEENSRLTSEITRLQQASNQLDQQNLKLRQQTEVSTAVPEKRVVFTGEAAQPDKSREQRFDMKSRIVYPMEGGSTLITFEDDAVAQHILTMKQHKVPLDGSIALTMEASPVYMLVPDFVMMDTQVCPRRILVSSLPKREEERTMDKLQIHFSRKKNGGGEVEDIDMLHDSGNVVITFVESDIARGLTDKQDHDVEFEKGKKWKVKVTPFLNGEITSLRMRNSMCQNTVLLTGIPPIMEPDNLQDLLEIHFQKTSSGGGEVDAILYNPIGHRALAVFEDASKGTQSQ